A single region of the Geobacillus subterraneus genome encodes:
- a CDS encoding YigZ family protein, giving the protein MLQKYYTVKGYGEREIVIEKSRFICYINRAETEEEAVAFIQQIKKKHWDATHNCSAYLIGEHDQIQKANDDGEPSGTAGVPMLEVLKKKGLKDTVAVVTRYFGGIKLGAGGLVRAYSRAVSEGLNAAGIVERRLMRIMNVTIDYTWLGKVENELRSSVYTIKTIHYADRVTFAVLVPEDSQLPFSEWMTELTNGRADIQAGETEYVEFTLPSGS; this is encoded by the coding sequence TTGTTACAAAAATATTACACCGTCAAAGGATACGGTGAGCGGGAAATCGTGATCGAAAAATCACGGTTTATTTGCTACATCAACCGCGCTGAAACGGAAGAGGAAGCGGTCGCGTTTATTCAACAAATCAAAAAGAAACATTGGGATGCGACGCACAACTGCTCCGCCTATTTGATCGGCGAGCATGATCAAATCCAAAAGGCAAATGACGACGGCGAACCGAGCGGCACTGCAGGTGTGCCGATGCTTGAGGTGCTGAAGAAAAAAGGGTTGAAAGACACCGTCGCGGTCGTCACCCGCTACTTCGGCGGCATTAAGCTCGGTGCGGGCGGATTGGTGCGCGCTTACAGCCGCGCCGTCTCCGAAGGCTTGAACGCCGCGGGCATCGTCGAACGCCGTCTCATGCGCATCATGAACGTGACGATTGACTATACATGGCTTGGGAAAGTGGAAAATGAATTGCGCTCTTCCGTATATACTATAAAAACTATCCATTATGCCGACCGCGTCACCTTTGCTGTCCTCGTTCCCGAGGACAGCCAGCTCCCGTTCAGTGAATGGATGACCGAACTGACGAACGGAAGGGCGGACATTCAAGCCGGGGAAACGGAATACGTTGAATTTACCCTTCCCTCGGGTTCGTAA